GGTATGGCGTAATTTGTTTTAAGCACTCTACACATTGTATTGAACAAGatactttgttttcatttgagTAGGCGAGcaaaaatcaatttcataaGTGCTTATACActttaaagtgttttttaaaataattttcctaTGAAAATTGGCCTataatcaaataatatttcttaaagTCTAAAAAACTGGGTCCTTAGAAGATTtttgcatgtttattttttataacattgtGTATAATTATTAATCTTATAATGCTTATTCTATTATGGAGAAATCATGCATATAAATACGATATTTAGAACCGTAATTTCAATGTGATATATACAGTTTAGACATACACTTCTTGTATAAAGACAGAACAATCACAGAAACTGCATTATTGCTAACACTGTCACGATTTCCAAATTGGAATCAGATGGCTTTTGCTCATCTAATCTAGCAATTGTATTTTTGATAGGTATATGCATTTATACCTTCTCATTATTACATTTGATGGTGGACTATATTTCATAGTGGACAATATTTGATGGTGAACTATATTCGATGATGACAGTGTTAGATGCGTTGCCTTCTCTCAATGACATCAGTATTCTCCACAACAATCGGCTGAATGACTCTGAAAAAGAGGCCATGTTATTAGATTGTGTCCGGaatacaaatacatataaagGAATATTTTCACTTAATATTCCATATCAGTAATTAAACAAACCACCTTTAAAATGagtaaattgtttgaaactatggAGTACAGGTATTCGAATACTTGACTATCGCTAGGTTACAACAATCCTCAACTAATATTTTCTTAGTCGATGAATCGTTGTAAGGAAAAAAAAGTCgaaacatcttttttttgtGGCTAAATGCAGCAATTTTGGGCTATCAATTAACTGACAGCcttcttttttctgcaattttgaTCCGTAAGTTGCAGTGATGTGATTCCTTTGGTGCCCTAAATGTTATTATAAGCGGCGGATAAAAGGCAAATGTTTGATTTCTTGTTTACAGCTCATTGCttaattacaaataataaaaaaatgtcgataatgttaaattgtgtctttttgaaatatatttcttcatgaacttttacaaaaatgattgaattgtttgaacgttaaaaagcaaacaaaagACATGTATTGGTGACAAACATTTTGGCTTTTTTCGTCTATATCACATTATGATTGCTTATATGAATATTCAGGTACTTTGAATAATTCATCCGATAGAATATAAGGAGATGTGTTAATATAAactgtaaaatgttttattaaaattaatggtTCTAACGTCCCTTGAGGCTATAGTGATTAGGTATCGCTGCATTCTTATTAAGTATAAACAACCAAAGAAAACAGTTCATCTTTGATAAAAAGTTATTAAATGtatgtatactagtatttctCTTCAAACGTTTACTTATTTAAACTATCACTAAGGTTGCtttcaataattttgcaaatacaGGAGAAACAGAATGGCATGGTTTGCCTGGTTGTATATTATCtgtgacaattttttttgttatgaatatcaaattaaattatctATAATCATtgggttattttttaaatttaaaatcagttcatttatataatacatatactacATATCTTACACGAATTGACAGGTCCCTTTGAAATACGTCAAAAACCTTGGAACTTTGACCAAAGCCTCACCGTCATCATTTACACACATCAGTCCCGAGGCGCACCTGTCAGGAAATAATTGATTGgttatttgattgattgattcaattattctttcattaaTTCAATcgataatacatatatttatgcattttaGTGTACTGTTTAGTCATTTCCAAGAGGCCAGTTTTTACCGTTTTTCATTATAATTCATAATcgtacgaaagacgaatagggccacatgaaaaaatattttttaagtggcCCTACTCGTCTTTCGTATTATCGTATTCATccagaatttatttttaaaaacctaatattttttaaataccatGGATGAACAATTAGTTATTGTATTGTTTCCCTTACTCCGTTTATTCTTTGCATATAAATGCTTGAACAATGATTCATTAAACGAAAGGTTGTAGGATCTGCACGTTGTTTCAAAATGACATCAAAagtgtatgtaaacaaaatgcaTCATCTATGCCAGATTGCATGTTTTATTTTCTCCATCATTATTTTTATCACCCATGAAAAGCAACACAATGTCGGTTTTGATTATGCATGCATTTGTTTATCCTGTctagtaaatatatttttggctCAGTGTTATTAAGGTGAAGACGATTGCAAGGCTCAGAATTCAGACTCCGTCgctttaacattttaaaaaagcaagtaTCTGTAATGCTCAaattgatgattatttttatataaattttgatgaatAGGTAGTTATATTAGACAATAGCCACTAGAATAGTCGATGCCCGAGAGAAAACAATCATCCAATTCCTCCTCCTCCcctacaaccccccccccccccggttgcgaaacataatattattatacaattatttaatgcttaagCAGTCAATAGActagaatatttttcccgaggtgcagggaacagctcagtatgatctattgcccgaggccaacggccgagggcaatagatcatactgagctgttccctacaccaagggaaaaaattatggtctattgactgttcaagcattaaataattgttttattacctaattccttttttagttttcggggtttacaatttgcatattgcagatggttttcgtgctaTTATGCATatactcagattttttttcatcttttacatgcacaaaacctggccccgccgtcaccaactttcctcaagccAATACTCATCCTCAAATCTGAGGtttgacctcaaatttatgCACATTTCTTTacaggatttgagttgaggaacGAGTTGAGGGATTTGAAAGTCTTGGTGACGGTGGagcctgttgcatgcattacaacatctcaatttaatattaatttacacaaagaagggggagtcttcaacccattagattttaaatagtcttttaccttatataaagctttaaaactgttgattatttgatactccattttgataacattgaatttggtttcaccaagtactaaaaacagcgtctatgtaaaggaatatacattccctgagtactatcgaaaggatgtaacattaacatacccgcgttctgaaatacgttgccggtccattagatcacagtctattgaccggcggtccaatagatcacagtctattgaccggcggtccaatagatcgaagtctattgaccggcggttcaatagatcgcagtctattgaacggcagttcaaaatagacgcaaatatttaatttgtgataaaacaaccaaatccctttgattaggtaataattatttttattaatttggaGGGGGAAAAGAAATTTACAAGGCTTTACAGAGTATCATTTGAAAAACTGTTGCTAAAAGTTGTACAGCAAAAACTTAAATACATCTTCAGTTACCCACCTGCCTTCAGTTTTCGTATCCGCTATCAAACTTTAAATTTCGCTCCTAACTCGTTACAATAACTTGAAACATCTTTATAGCACCATATAcactgaattaaaaatatataacaactTTTTACTCggtcatttatttcaatatgataTTACCTTGCGGTAGCCCAAGAACAATGATCCCCTAGTCTGCGTGCGCATTCTCTGCAACAATGACAAGGTCTTTGTACCACGTCACAATTTTTGGAGGGTAGAGGTGGACAGGGAACATCGGGGTCACATTTACCGCAGGCCAAGGTCATTGAAGATCCCAAGGACACAAGAATGAACAATCGAAGAATACAACAGTTCTCCATTTTCTATATCtcttgggtttttttaacttttactcGATAGCTCTTAATGACTGCAACTCAACAGAGATGTAAAATGATTTATGTATACGCATGTATGTTCCTCCTAcgataaaaagaagaaaaacgaATCTGTAGTTATGTAATAGCGATTGCATCATCTGGCAGCTTTGTTTGTCATAGAGAATTTTCAACAATTAACAACAGAGCGCGCCAGACTCGTAGTAATTTGTCATGAAGAACGAAGGAGAGGGAAAATATGCAATTAAAGTGCTTGAGAGATGTGCCGGTGTGTTTTAAGGATTGGCCGAAAGATAGCATTTTGAGATTTACTCCTGGAAAATCTACCGAATTCCAGCGTCATCTCGTATTTGCTTGAACGATGCTGACAGTAACGTCTCGTTGATTTCGATATTAGTTTCACAGCTTTTAAACGGTTTTTCAAGTTTAATCTCATTTTATAAATATGCGCTGTCAAGGAAAATGCTTTTATACTTATCAATTAAAAGCTATTTTAACGTTAATTATGtattttctatttcatttatGCAATGAAGGCTAGTCATTTGTTTAATATCGCCTCTATCGTAGTTTTATATGGCTAACATCATTATTCCCTAGAACAATGTGTTTCTACGTGTTTTACTAACTTCATGTATCAAAATGAACATGCAAACTATCCCACCGGATACAAGCATATTAAATGTGAACAGTCAAAATAACAAGATACTCCGTGCATTTGGTGAAATGTCGAAAGGAAACTTgtaggaaatttaaaaaaaaaaaaaaataccataagAGACATTTATAGAATAAGTATGGGCGCTTGTTGGTAAGTATagcacaatttaaaaaaatgcataaagcttagaatattttttagataaaggTTGTTATAGCTAGCGTGTTAAATAATAGTTTTATAGCTCTATTTCATGCTTTTGTTTGAGCGCAGGAAATAATATTCTGGCGTATAAACAATTTCATACAACATATATAATCACGGTTTCGATCCTCGGGGCAAATTTTTCATAAGCTACCGCAAGGTAATTTCATCCAAAAACAAGATATCATAACTAATATCTATTGTTTAAAAAGTGTATACGCAATacttttaagatattttatgataatgtATTGAGTAAGGGGCGAGATCGAAAGTTTGATGGCGGGTGAAAACCGAATTAAGATAGTAACTAAAGGTAAACGCCTGCGTATGACGTATACTAGAAACATTAGATACACACAACTCTTGGTACATGCTTTGcttgttaaaatgataaagAAGCTGGACGCAGGTTGGAcaccattttttatttataaatacagtgTATATGATAAACATCaacacaaattaaaatatcGTTTTTCATTCAACGACAGCTcgtttaaatataattttgttacatttttagCTAATTTGTAAGTTGAAGTTGCAATGACTTGACAAGTAAAACGGAAGCCCATGtagtaattgtaaaaaaaaaaataattataaaacgtAATGAGTTGCACTATTGTAATTTGTATTGAAACACTTTAAAAGCAGCAAACTTTATATCCTGAGATTTTACGCGATGATAAAAAAACGTTTATTTCAAGTCGCAAAAAATTTACCACAAAATTGTTTTCAGTACAATTTACAACTATCAAAAATATCGCAAATCGTAAAAAATGGCATACTCTAAAAGAAAAGTCTACCTATTTagatttctctctttttttggcaaaatgtgcgacacgcaaaaaaaaaagccagatatttttttttattttatacatgtatgataaactCTCTATGATTTCTCCATGTGTTATAGCTCCGGAATCGGTACCTCCCAATCCCCGGAAGAGACGGCCGTCAAGATCCGTGCTAGAAATAATTTCAGGGATAAATATACACGGGAGAATGAGGAACATCAAAAGCAAAAGAGAATCGAGGAACAGGGAGAGGTGTGGCAACAGCAACGAGAAGAGGCCGCAAGAGTGCGCAGGCTCAGAGAGGCAGGTcaacaaaacagaaataaacaacgACAGGAAAGAGACCGGAAGTTACAAGAGGAACAGAAGAAGGAGGAGGACAGAAGAAACCGGAAGGACGTCAAACGTTATGATAAAGCCCAACAGATGCCAGATGACTCGTATGGTGGTAGTCAGGCGCCATACAAATACCAAGCAAAGCAGCATAACGTTCAAAACACAGGACGTCCAGTCAGGATAGACGGTAGAATGGAAGGTAAAGTACAGAAAGATGCTAAAAACAGGGGCAAACTTATCGACAAGAGCCCGGATGAAACAAATAATACATTTTACGAAATATCTCTTAAAGAAGATGATCAAACAGCAGTTTTAACTGAGCAAAGACAAAACGTGAAAGGCAAACAATCCGGTGGGGGTATTCATGTAATTCCACCAGACGTTGGGAAAGAAGAACTCAAAGATGACAGACCACAACGCTCTAAAGTACGACAGAGAGCAGCAACAGCTCCAGATGTAAAAGGAATGGATAGAAATAGAAAACAAGACGATATGCTTCTTCCGATGGGTCCAAGAAAACCGATTAAAGGGATTAGACAGCCTGATAGAAACCACCAAGAGTCGGAATTGGAAAACGATGGAGACGAGCAAAGGTCTGATGTTCCTAAAAAACAACTCAAAGATGACAGACCGCAACGCTCTAAAGTATGACAGAGAGCAGCAACAGCTCCAGATGTAAAAGGAATGGATAGAAACAGAAAGCAAGACGATATGCTTCTTTCGATGGGTCCAAGAAAACCGATTAAAGGGATTGGACAGCctgataaaaaccacaaaaatttGGAATTGGAAAACGTTAGAGACAAGCAAAGGCCTGATGTTCCTAAAAAGCATCCCCGGAAACCAGAGGTTGTGGAAGTTTCAGGAGTGCAAAGAGTTCAAGAAATAGAGAAGGCAAAAATGAAAAAGGATGAAAAGACTATTCATTCAGAGGCCCAAAGACAACAACAAGAAAGTGATCAAGAGATTTCAGAAAGCGGTCACGAAGTCGCCAAGGTCAAAATTCATCCCTCTGATGTTGACCCTATAATTCGAGAGAGGGCTCTTACCTCTCGGTACtaaaactatatatttacattttccagtgtctttgcctgtgataaaactacgtatcgattttgtgcTATATAAccccaggcacgtagcatcgtttttgaaagtggggggggccagacccatccaaaatatcttgacaagcaaaaaaaaaaaaaaaaaaagaagattcaaagtttccaaaaatcttcaaaatcctaatccgtggggggggggggggggggggggactaacttcaatttgactcctcatttccttatcttcatatcaattttttacttacttccaaaaaagtgggtgggggggggcaactccattataattcatttttttatatgtaaattaaaaaaaaaattgttgttccgagaaaaagtggg
This genomic window from Crassostrea angulata isolate pt1a10 chromosome 8, ASM2561291v2, whole genome shotgun sequence contains:
- the LOC128157853 gene encoding perlustrin-like protein; the encoded protein is MENCCILRLFILVSLGSSMTLACGKCDPDVPCPPLPSKNCDVVQRPCHCCRECARRLGDHCSWATARCASGLMCVNDDGEALVKVPRFLTYFKGTCQFVVIQPIVVENTDVIERRQRI